DNA from Pseudomonadota bacterium:
GTTCCTGGTGGTGGTGTCCCTCGTGCTTGAGCGTTGCTTATCGCCGTGGTGTTCAGCCAGCCAACAGCGTGGACCAGCTTGAGCGAGCGTCCTGTGTACCGGCCTCCCGCCTAGGCGGCGTTCTTGCCGGTGCCCGACTTCGATGACGACGACTCGCCGGACGCCTTGGTCGAGGCCGTATCCGATGCGTTGGATTGGCCCGGGCCGGCCTTGGTCGATTCGCCCTTGTCCGCTTGTGCGTCCTTGCCGGGCTTCGACTTGTCGGGCTTGTCCTCCGGCGCCTTTTTCGAACCGTAGCCGTCGGCGTACCAGCCACGCCCCTTGAGAATGAAGTTACCCTGCGTGATCAACCGGCGCGCCTTGGATGCCCCGCAGTTCGGACACTCCTTGATCGGGTCTTCGCTGATGCGCTGCTCGCGTTCGAATTCGCTGGTGCAGCCGTCGCACACATACACATAGGTAGGCACCCTGAGCAACGCCTCCACAAACGCCCCGATTACGGGCTCGCGGTCCCCGCTGCCACCCTCATGACAGTTCGTCCGGTTCGCCGGGATTTGCAAGTTTCTTGGACCACAGAATGGCGTCGGAGCGCTTGCCTCCCACTTGGAGGCCCCGCGCCAGCAGCCCGGTCTTGCGGAACCCCGAGCCGACGTACGCCGTAGACAACGCCACGTCTTCGCTGGGTGCGAATCCAAATGCGGATACGATGCCGCGCCGCCTGAGCTCGTCGGAAAACGAACGCAGACCCTCTACTACGGCAACCACGTCGGACTCGCTGCGTGGCGATCGCAGCACCTCGATCAGCGAGTGGCCGAAGCAGTCCTGAAACTCGGCCGAGAGGTAATTCGCCTTGCCGCGCTTCGGCACGACATCGAGAAAGAGCCTGAGCGCGTCCCGCCCGAACGGATCGAAGCTGCCGAGCCCGTGCCCCCTATGCCACATCTGATCGCGGGCCTGGGCCGCGACGCTCATATCGACCCCCCGGAGCGCCACGTGGCTTCTTGCGAGTTCCTTGGCGGCCTTCTTGGCCGCGTTGACCGTCCGGTCCGCAAGCCTCTGGCCTTGGTCGTCCACCTCGATGGAGGCGGTCTTATCGCCGATCACGCAGCCCACCAGATGCCCATCGCTGCGCTTGTAGAAGCCAGGCACGGTGCCCTCGCGAACGAAGCCCACCCGAGTCCACGACGAGACCTCGTCCTTTTCGACGAGGATAATGACCTTGTCGATGCCCTCGCGGTGTGCCACTGACTGAATGAACAGTCTTTTGGCCGGCAGGGCGCCGGCCCTGAAGTCGATCACGCGTATCGTCTTCGTGCGCCGGTTCAGCAGCAGGCAGAGGAACGCGTTATCGCTCCGGAAATGCAGCTCTTCAACCACTGGACGCTCGTTGTCCGCGCGCTGTCTGGCCATCGCCAACCCTCTGACCCCGTGGCTGCCGCCGAGCGCTCGACCGGGGTGCCCGACACGGCCGCGCTTATGTAATAGGCGCCTCGCGACGTGTCAAATCGTAACCAGAATCGACGCCAGAGCCACCGCACCCGTTGCTCCGGCCCACAATGGATGCCAAGGCGAGCACGCCCGCAAGAGCGGAGCGAAGGAATAGCAGCGCTATTCCGAGCTTCGCTCTGAGGACGAAAGCCGCCCTGGCGCCATTGTGGACAGAAACGAGCTAGCTCTCCTCCAGGGCGCGATCGACAGCCGCCTTAAACGCTTGAAACGGCTGGGCTCCCTGCAGCAGTCGGCCGTTGATGAAGAACGAAGGCGTGCCGATCTGAGCACCGGCCTTGCGAACCGCTTCCATGTCGGCTTCGACGGCCTTCTTGTGTTTGTTGGCGTCGAGCGCCTTCTTGAAGCGTGCGAGATCGATGCCCCCGACCTGCTGCGCGTATTTCCTCAGGTCGGCGCGCGATAGCGCACGCTGATTGGCAAACAACAGGTCATGGTAGGCCCAGAACTTCTTCACGCCGCCTTGCGCGAACACTTCGAGCGCCGCTTGTGCGGCTGGCATGGCTTCGTTGTGGAAAGGAAGCGGGTAGTTGCGCCACACCAGGGCTACCTTGTCTCCGTACTGGTCCATGACCTGCTTCATCGTGGGCAAGACACGGCTGCAGAACGGACACTGGAAGTCGCTGAACTCCTGAATGACGACTTTGGCCTTGCGAGACCCCTTACGCGGAGCATTGGTCGGAACGGGGATGGCGTACACCTTGTCCGGGGCTGGCGCCGGGGCTGCGCCCGGGCTCGGAGCCGGCGCATCGATGTACTTGGGCGCCGTCGCACCCTGCGCGATGATCTTGGCGTACAGCTGTCCCTTTGGAACGCTGCGGGCCAACGCCTTCGCCTTGTTGAGCTCCTCGTCGATCAGCGTCTTGAAGGACGGGAAAGGCTGAGCACCGCGCAGGCTGCGGCCATTGATGAAGAACGAGGGCGTGCCCGAGGCGCCAAGAGACCGGGCTAGCTTCTGATCTTCGTCGATAACGGCCTGATACTTGTTCGAATCCAGCGCTTTCTTGAAACGCGCCATGTTCAGCCCGAGCTCCTTGGCGTACTTGTCCAAATCCGCCCGTGTGAGCGCGCGCTGGTTCTCGAACAACTTGTCGTGCATTTCCCAGAACTTGCCTTGTTTCTGGGCCTCGATAGCGGCCTGGGCAGCCGGACCCGCTTCCTTGTGGAAGGGCAGCGGATTGTGCTTGAAGACGACACGAACCTGCGATCCGTACTCCTTCTCGATCTGCGCGAGCGTGGGCCCGACGCGACTGCAGAATGGACATTGGAAGTCGCTGAATTCCACGATCGTGACCAAGGCGTCCTTGGGACCCTTTTGCGCGGAACTGCCCACCGGCACCTTGTACACAGCCCTGGGGTCCGGCTGACGACGCGCCTGCTGTCGAGCCGGCGCGGGCGGTGCAGCTTCGGTCTTGGCGTTCTTGGTGAGCGTGGCGTACAGCTTCGCCTTGGAGACGCCCTTTTTCACGAGCCGCTCGGCGCGCTTGAGCTCGTCATCGATGATGTTCTTGAAGTTCTGGATCGGTTGCGCGCCCGACAGGAAACGTCCGTTGATGAAGAACGCCGGCGTGCCGCGAGCGCCCACCTTGGCCGCCAGCTGCTTGTCGGCGTTGATGCGAGCCTTGTGGCTGTGCGTGTCGAGCGCGCGCTTGAACTTGCCCATGTCGAGCCCGATCTGTTGCGCGTACTTGTCCAGATCGGCTCGCGTTAGGGCCTGCTGATTGTCAAACAGCAGCTTGTGCATCTGCCAGAACTTGGCATCGCCGCCCTGTGCGCGCGCCTCGAGGGCAGCCTCCGCCGCGGGCTCGGCGTCCTTGTGGAAAGGCAGCGGATTGTCGCGCCACACGATCCTCAGCTTGCCCGCATACTCCTTCTCGAGCTGCGTCATCGTGGGCTCGACCCGCTTGCAAAACGGACACTGGTAATCGCTGAACTCCGTGATGGTTATCAACGCGTCTTTGGTTCCGCGGCTGGGCTGCGCTCCGGTGACCGGGACTTTGAAACGTTCGGGGCCGTCGACTTCGGCCCCGGCCGCGGCCTCGGCGATTGCAACGTGCTCATCGCCCTTGCCCCCGGAGCCGGTCGAACCGGCGATGTTGCCGATCATGAATCCGGCAACAAAAGCGACCAGAATAGTGACTATCATCGATCCCTTGCTCATCAGACTGATTCTCCTCGGTCGCCCCGTGCAGAGCCGAGACGACGCCAAAAAGTGTTTGGGGTCAAAGTGTTTGGGGTTACAGGACACGCCGTGTACGCCGTGTACGCCGGCTGCGCCGCCGGGCGCAGCCGGCGCTTCGCCGGCGCGCGCAACAGGCGCCCGGGGGTGACGCACAGGACCTCCCGCACATGAGCCAGCCGAAGGCTATCTTCGAGCGCC
Protein-coding regions in this window:
- a CDS encoding zinc ribbon domain-containing protein — encoded protein: MQIPANRTNCHEGGSGDREPVIGAFVEALLRVPTYVYVCDGCTSEFEREQRISEDPIKECPNCGASKARRLITQGNFILKGRGWYADGYGSKKAPEDKPDKSKPGKDAQADKGESTKAGPGQSNASDTASTKASGESSSSKSGTGKNAA
- a CDS encoding thioredoxin domain-containing protein gives rise to the protein MSKGSMIVTILVAFVAGFMIGNIAGSTGSGGKGDEHVAIAEAAAGAEVDGPERFKVPVTGAQPSRGTKDALITITEFSDYQCPFCKRVEPTMTQLEKEYAGKLRIVWRDNPLPFHKDAEPAAEAALEARAQGGDAKFWQMHKLLFDNQQALTRADLDKYAQQIGLDMGKFKRALDTHSHKARINADKQLAAKVGARGTPAFFINGRFLSGAQPIQNFKNIIDDELKRAERLVKKGVSKAKLYATLTKNAKTEAAPPAPARQQARRQPDPRAVYKVPVGSSAQKGPKDALVTIVEFSDFQCPFCSRVGPTLAQIEKEYGSQVRVVFKHNPLPFHKEAGPAAQAAIEAQKQGKFWEMHDKLFENQRALTRADLDKYAKELGLNMARFKKALDSNKYQAVIDEDQKLARSLGASGTPSFFINGRSLRGAQPFPSFKTLIDEELNKAKALARSVPKGQLYAKIIAQGATAPKYIDAPAPSPGAAPAPAPDKVYAIPVPTNAPRKGSRKAKVVIQEFSDFQCPFCSRVLPTMKQVMDQYGDKVALVWRNYPLPFHNEAMPAAQAALEVFAQGGVKKFWAYHDLLFANQRALSRADLRKYAQQVGGIDLARFKKALDANKHKKAVEADMEAVRKAGAQIGTPSFFINGRLLQGAQPFQAFKAAVDRALEES